The genomic interval CTTCCACGGCGACGGGGGCTCCGACCGCTCGTTCCACGACGGCTTCCCGTTCGAGACGGCGAGCGGTGACGGGGCCATCGTGGCTTACCCGAACGGGCGTGACGCGAGCTGGGAGCTCCACGAGGGCCGACGGGACAACACCGACATCCATTTCGTCGAGGCCATCGTCGCGGACCTCGCCAAGAAGATGCCGATCGACACGACGCGCGTCTTCGGCAGCGGGTACTCGAGCGGGGGCTTCTTCATCAACCTCGTGGCCTGCGAGGTGCCCGGCTTTTTCCGCGCGATCGCGTCGAGCGCGGGGGGCGCGCCGCACGGACGCGCCGAGAAACACGCGAACGGGTTCACCAAGTGCGAGGGGCAGGTGCCCGTCGCGACCATGGCCCTCCACGGCACGCACGACTTCGGCGTAGGCCTCGAGAGCGGCGTGTTCTCGGCGCAGTACTGGGCGTACGTGAACGGTTGCGACACGAGCGCGATGGAGACCACCGCCTACGCCGAGTGCCACGCCTACCGCAGCTGCCCCAAGGAGAAGCCGGTCGTCTTCTGCAAGGTCGACGGCCTCGGGCACTGGGTGTGGGATCGCGCGGCCGAGGCGTCGTGGACGTTCTTCAAGCGCTCGTGAGCCGCGCATGAGCTCGAAACGAACGTAGGCGACCTCACGCGTCGGCGTCGTGCTCCCGGTCGACGGCCTCTGCGTGCTACTGGGTCACGGCCCGACGATGAGCCGAAGCCTCACCCTGACCGCGATCTTGCTCTCGATGTTCCTCGCGGCCATGGAGGCCACCGTGGTCGCGACCGCGATGCCGAGCATCGTCGCCGAGCTCCACGGGCTCTCGCTCTACGGGTGGGTCGGTGCGATCTACATGCTCGCCTCGACGCTCACCATGCCGCTCTACGGCAAGGTGGCCGATCTCTACGGCAGAAAACCGGTGCTCCTCTCGGCGCTCTTCGTGTTCCTCGTCGGGAGCGTCGCGAGCGGCCTCGCGCGCTCGATGCTCGCGCTCGTCGTCTTCCGAGCGGTGCAGGGCGTGGGGGCAGGCGGCATCCAGCCCGTCGCGCTCACCATCGTCGGAGACCTCTACAGGCCCGAGGAGCGCGCGAAGGTGCAGGGCCTCTTCGGCGCGATCTGGGCGTTCGCCGGCACGTCGGGCCCGCTCCTCGGAGGGTTCCTCGTGCACGCGCTCTCGTGGAGGTGGGTCTTCTTCGTGAACGTCCCCTTCGCGCTCTTTTCGTTCGGGCTGCTCGCGGTCGCGTTCCGAGAGGACGTGGCTCGAAAGAAGGTGCGCTTCGACGCGCTCGGGAGCCTGCTCTTGGCCGCCGCCGTCACGAGCCTGCTCGCCGGCGCGAGCCACACACGCCCGGAGGTGACCCTCCCCGTGGGCGTGCTTCTCCTCGCGGCGTTCGTCTACGTGGAGACACGCGCGGCCGACCCCGTGCTCCCGCCGAGCCTCTTCCGACGACGCGTGATCGTGGTCTCGAGCCTCTCGTCGGCGACGATCGGAGCCCTGATGGGTGGCACGATCACCTACCTCCCCCTCTATGCCCAGGCGGTGCTCGGAGAGACCCCGACACGCGCCGGGCTCCTGCTCGCGCCGCTGCTCGTCGCCTGGCCCGTCGCCTCGACGCTCGCGGGGCGCGCCCTGCCGAAACACGGGTACCGCCCGTTCGTGCGGGGAGGCCTCGGGCTCGTGATGGTGGCGTGTGTGGGGCTCTTCTTCGCGCTCCGCGCGCGCTCGGGCATCGTGGTGTGCGGCGCGTGCATGGGACTGCTGGGCGCGGGCAGCGGCCTCTCGAGCGTCGCGACGATCATCGCCGTGCAGGAGAGCGCCGAGTGGAACGAGCGCGGCGTGGCCACCGCGAGCAACATGTTCTTCCGGTCGGTGGGCGGAGCCCTCACGGTCGGCGCGATGGGCGCGGTCGTCGCTTCGGCGGTCGCGGAGCACGCCTCCCCCGAGCTGCTCGACGTGCTGCTCGGCCCCGAGCACGGCAAGGGTCTCGCGCCCGACGTGCTCGCGACGCTCGCGACCGACCTCTTCCACGGCACGGTCCGGGCCTTCGTGATCGTGCTCGTGCTCGGCGCGGTCGCCCTCGCGGCAGGCCTACTCTTCCCGAGCGTGGTGCCACGGGCGAAGCGCGACGGCGACACGCCCCCCGAGCTCGATCACGGCGCCGGCTGAGACCGCTACCTCGCTGGCCCCGCGGGGACGACCTCGAAGAGCTCGTCGTCCGAGAGCCCGAGCACTTCGCGCCCCGCCTCTCCGAGCCGCTCGCGCGGGACGTTCTCGAACCGCGCGACGAACCCGGGAGAGGGCCGGAGGGCGACCGTCTCGCCCGTGCTCTTCTTTCGGTACGAGGTGCGCATGCGATCCCGAGGCACGGCCACGTGGGTGAGCGTGAGGCGCCCGAGGCTCGCTCCCGTGGAGGCCTGGGTCCCGTCGGCCACGCAGGTGAACTGGACCTCGGCCGGGCTCTCGTGACGCACCTCGAGGTCGAACGAGCCACGCTCGAGGCCTAGTTTTTTCAGGGCGAAGGCGCCCATTCGGTAACCGAGCACCGCCCACGGACCTGCGCCGCCGTGGGCCTGGGCCACCGCCCGGAGGATCTCGTCGTCGCCCTGCGATGCCCCTTGGCCCGGGGCGCTCTCGTGACCGTGGCCGGGGTGCCCGTGCCCATGATGATGACGGGACGCGTCCGCGTGCGGCACGTGCGCGTTGGCCTCGGGCTTCGAGACCTCGGCGCTCCGCGGCGGAGCAGCAGGCGCGCACGAGACGACCGCGACCGCACCGAGCGCGGCGACCAACGCCCGTGACCACGCCCTCACGCGACACCTCCCTCGAACGACACGACGATCTTCGGAGCCTCCGCGCGCACACGTGCCCCGACCGCGCCGAGCGCGAGGACCGCGCCACCCCCACGTGCCTCGCGTGGGAGCTCGAGCGCACGCGTGCCACCGTGCACGACGAGCAGCACCCCTTGGGTGACACCGAGGCCGCCGAGCGCAGCCAACGCCGCGAGCCCGCGAGCGATCTCGGTGGCGACGGACCTCTCGGTGGGCTTGGCGAGGTAGACGACCTGGACCAAGGTGTCGCCGGGCGCGGCCCGCGCCGCGAGGTGCACCGTGGGGATGCCGGTGTCGAAGAGGTGCTCGGCGAGGGCCGACGCGAACGCGACGAGGGCCCGCTTGGCGCCGCGAGGGGCCGCGAGAGCATCGATCGTATCCCCATGAAATCGCTTTGCTTTATCGACGAATCGGCGGAGCGCCCCGTGGAGCCAGAGGCCCCGCTCGAGGGCGAGCACGATCTCTTCGTGGAGGAGCTCGGCGTCGCGGCGGGCCTGCACCAACGTCTCGGAGCCGGGGGCGTGGGTCAGCATGCGTCGCTTCGTGGGCTCGTGGAGCATCTCGGCGATGTCCTCGCGTTCGCGCGCGAGGCCTCGCTCCGCGCCATCGGAGGAGCGCGACGGCGCGAGGCACGAGACGGCCCAGTCGAGCCTGCCGAGCGCCACACCCGGGAGCGTCACCCCGAGGGTGCGGTACGTGCGGAACGCCTCTTCGTGGAGCTCGCGGAGCGCGTCGAGCCGCTGCTCGGCCGCGAGGAGCGCGACGCGCCCCGGCTCGGCGATCCGGTCGCGGGCCGAGCTCACCCAGAAGCGGACCTTCGAGACACGATGGCGCGAGGCGGCTCTATCCCACTTCGGCTCTTCGTTCGGGGGGTAGTCGAGGTGCTCGACCGGGACGAGGGTGCCTTCGTAGGCCGCGAGCTGCGCGGGATCGAAGCCTTCGATCCCTGCCGAGGCGGCCTCGAGCAGTGCCGGACGCACGGCGCGGAAGAGCGCGAGGAGCTCGTCCATCATGTGACGCTCGTGGGCGTGGTAGTCGGCCACCGCGGCGCGCACCTCGGCGTCGAAGTCGTCCAGGATCGCCGCGAGCATGGGCTCTCGCCGAAGGAGCGTGAGCACCCGCGACACGGTCATCAGGTAACGGTCGGCGTCACGCGTCGAGAGGAACGAGAACTGCCGATCGACGAGCTCGACGAGAAACGGTGCGCCCGTACCGGCGCGACGAGGGGTGCCCATCCGAGGCGTATTCGCGGGTTCCACGCCCCAAGTGTCCGAGCCCACGCGCCCCGAGTAAAGAGGCAAGAGATGCCCTGCCCTCTCGTGCGACGGTAGACTCGGGCCCATGAACGCCATCGAGCTCGCCCACCTCCTCGACCTCGCGCCCCACCCCGAGGGCGGCTACTTCCGAGAGACCTACCGCTCCGAAGAGACCCTCGCGCGCGGAGCATTGCCGGGCCGTTTCGCCGGGGATCGGGTCTTCGGCACGTCGATCTACTTCTTGCTCACCGAGGGCACGTTCTCGGCGCTCCACACGATCGAGAGCGACGAGCTCTGGCACCACTACGACGGAGGAGCCCTCCGGATCGTCACCCTGGACGAGCACGGAGCGCGCGAGGACTTCGTGCTCGGGAAGGACTACGCCCGCGGGGAGCGGCCCTTCGCGTGGGTGCCACGAGGGCGTGTCTTCGGCTCGCACGTGGAGCCCGGGGTCCCTCACGCGCTCGTGGGCTGCACGGTGGCCCCGGGGTTCGATTTCGCCGACTTCCGCATGCCGAGCCGACACGAGCTGCTCGCGCTGTACCCGGAGCACGAGGCCGTCGTCACGCGGCTCACTCGGAGCTCGCCTTGAGGTGCCGGACCGAAGGCACGACGAACGCCTCTTCGACCGCGGCCGTGCACGTCGAGAGCAGCGCGCGCGCCTCGTCGAGCCGCGCGGGGTTCTCTTCGCCGTCGTCCCACACGAGCGACAGGTCACCGCGCCGGTAACGAAGCGCTAGGTATTTCCCCATGCGAAAGGCGAGGAGCGCGCGCCTCACGTCGGCCGAGAGCACACGGCTCACGAACCCCGCGGGGCGCTCGCTCGTCACGAAGACGGCGTCGAACGCGGCGTCGCCCGTCGTGCACCTTGGCATGGCCCGCCGCCCCTCGCGTGTGGAGACGAGCGCCCGCCCGAGGAGGAGCGCCGAAGGTCGCGCCGTGAGCCGCGTCGACAGAGCGCCCTCACGAAGCACGGCCTCGAGGCGCATCTTCGCCCCCGAGGGCTCCTCCCACTCGACCCGCGCCGAGGTGACGTTCGGCCACTCGCCCGACGCCGGCACGAACCTGTAGCCGCGCGCGCGCGAGAAGCTCTCCCACACCGACTCGAATCGCGCCTTCTCGAGACCCCGGGCCCGGTAGTGTACGGCGAACCCCACGGCCACGAACGGGAGCGCGATCGTCATCACGAGCAGAGCCAAGACCTCGAGACCCACGACGGAACGATGCCAAACCTCGGGCCGCGGGTGCACCCCCATGACGGACGTCACCCGAGCGCGGCGCGCCGCCCGAGGCGAGCTCTCCCCCGAAGAAAACGAATACGCATATCATTTCATAGACTTAATGACCCACCCTGAATATCG from Myxococcales bacterium carries:
- a CDS encoding cupin domain-containing protein, with the translated sequence MNAIELAHLLDLAPHPEGGYFRETYRSEETLARGALPGRFAGDRVFGTSIYFLLTEGTFSALHTIESDELWHHYDGGALRIVTLDEHGAREDFVLGKDYARGERPFAWVPRGRVFGSHVEPGVPHALVGCTVAPGFDFADFRMPSRHELLALYPEHEAVVTRLTRSSP
- a CDS encoding MFS transporter: MSRSLTLTAILLSMFLAAMEATVVATAMPSIVAELHGLSLYGWVGAIYMLASTLTMPLYGKVADLYGRKPVLLSALFVFLVGSVASGLARSMLALVVFRAVQGVGAGGIQPVALTIVGDLYRPEERAKVQGLFGAIWAFAGTSGPLLGGFLVHALSWRWVFFVNVPFALFSFGLLAVAFREDVARKKVRFDALGSLLLAAAVTSLLAGASHTRPEVTLPVGVLLLAAFVYVETRAADPVLPPSLFRRRVIVVSSLSSATIGALMGGTITYLPLYAQAVLGETPTRAGLLLAPLLVAWPVASTLAGRALPKHGYRPFVRGGLGLVMVACVGLFFALRARSGIVVCGACMGLLGAGSGLSSVATIIAVQESAEWNERGVATASNMFFRSVGGALTVGAMGAVVASAVAEHASPELLDVLLGPEHGKGLAPDVLATLATDLFHGTVRAFVIVLVLGAVALAAGLLFPSVVPRAKRDGDTPPELDHGAG